DNA from Bacillota bacterium:
CCGTGATCGTCGGGCGGGTCGGTGCCGAAGTGTCGCTTGAGGAAGGATACAAAGCAGCGCAGCTTTGTGCACTCAATTGCCTCGCCTCGCTTAAGCGCTACCTAGGTGACCTTGACCGGATCGACCAGATCGTGAAGGTGCAAGGCTTCATCAACAGCGCTCCCGACTTGCACGATCAGCCGGCCGTCATGGGCGGGTTCTCCGACCTGATGGTCCAGCTGTTTGGTGAGAAGGGCCGCCACGCCCGGTCGGCCATCGGCACCAGCAACCTGCCCAACAACCAGCCGGTCGAAGTGGAAATGATCGCGACCATCAAAGAGTAG
Protein-coding regions in this window:
- a CDS encoding RidA family protein, with the protein product MGRVEQKLKELGLELPPMAPIGKLEPVKQVGNLLFVSGHGPEKNGKPVIVGRVGAEVSLEEGYKAAQLCALNCLASLKRYLGDLDRIDQIVKVQGFINSAPDLHDQPAVMGGFSDLMVQLFGEKGRHARSAIGTSNLPNNQPVEVEMIATIKE